The following coding sequences lie in one Actinomyces capricornis genomic window:
- a CDS encoding virulence RhuM family protein, which yields MHDAPDSEPSRKLIRNSTAEFLIFTAQDGGSSIEARYEDETVWLTQKLMAELFGVDVRTISEHLGNVFKSGELGRDAVIRKFRITATDGKSYATQHYNLDAIISVGYRVNSVRATQFRQWATRVLRDFAIRGYAIDRERMENGTFLGQDYFERLLEEIREIRLSERRFYQKVTDIYATSVDYNKDAPTTKRFFATVQNKLHYAVHGQTAAELIKSRADAARPHMGLTTWASSPDGKILPSDVTIGKNYLTREELADLGRLVNAFLDLAESRARRHIPMTMEDWAKRLDTFLNLDDRQILEGAGRISKTQADDHALSEFEKFRVVQDRKYVSDFDRLEDASIERRVGNDEEND from the coding sequence ATGCATGACGCACCCGACTCAGAGCCATCTCGTAAACTCATCCGCAACTCCACGGCCGAGTTCCTGATCTTCACCGCACAGGACGGCGGGAGCAGTATTGAGGCTCGCTACGAGGATGAGACGGTCTGGCTGACTCAGAAGTTGATGGCGGAGCTGTTCGGGGTGGATGTGCGCACTATCAGTGAGCACCTTGGCAACGTCTTCAAGTCAGGAGAGCTGGGACGTGACGCAGTTATCCGGAAGTTCCGGATAACTGCCACCGACGGCAAGAGTTACGCCACTCAGCACTACAACCTCGACGCCATTATCTCGGTGGGCTATCGGGTCAACTCGGTGCGTGCCACTCAGTTCCGCCAGTGGGCTACCCGGGTACTGCGAGACTTCGCCATCCGGGGCTACGCCATCGACCGAGAGCGAATGGAGAACGGGACCTTCCTGGGACAGGACTACTTCGAGCGACTACTGGAGGAGATCCGGGAGATCCGCCTGTCCGAGCGCCGCTTCTACCAGAAAGTCACTGACATCTACGCCACCAGTGTGGACTACAACAAGGATGCTCCGACCACCAAGCGCTTCTTCGCCACCGTACAGAACAAGCTCCATTATGCCGTCCATGGACAGACTGCCGCTGAACTCATCAAGTCTCGAGCTGATGCTGCCCGGCCTCACATGGGCTTGACCACCTGGGCCAGCAGCCCCGACGGCAAGATCCTGCCCAGCGACGTCACCATCGGCAAGAACTATCTCACCCGCGAGGAGTTGGCGGACCTGGGGCGCCTGGTCAACGCCTTCCTCGACCTGGCCGAATCCCGCGCCCGTCGCCACATTCCCATGACAATGGAGGATTGGGCCAAGCGTTTAGATACCTTCCTCAATCTCGACGACCGCCAGATCCTCGAAGGTGCCGGCCGCATCTCCAAGACCCAAGCAGACGACCACGCCCTGAGCGAGTTCGAGAAGTTCAGGGTGGTGCAGGACCGCAAGTATGTGAGTGATTTTGATCGACTAGAAGATGCTAGCATTGAAAGGAGGGTAGGCAATGACGAAGAAAACGATTAA
- a CDS encoding DUF6414 family protein produces the protein MTKKTIKDNKPNLIKVVYFDEESASDYLDMSAGGKAASTSEDVKERTNEAHGKVEAGLITKLSWLPFFGASGELNAGAGVAAAGKSILSKTLSNTILTDYLVKSDSDPRVVQLQDLRVTAPEGSMAYMKMFTPYMVLLKLDDVPFDLARMDEVLANAKGYYELLGEDDNGSKCVLRFNLKAFRNNYGLTDLGRMRLVFHGVLVGQTSEQALTMEAEMSGNTDSTTVTAVELVDGIDVQNDDLLDVYDIILAGVEVEHAK, from the coding sequence ATGACGAAGAAAACGATTAAAGACAATAAGCCTAACCTGATCAAAGTCGTCTACTTCGACGAGGAGTCAGCCTCAGATTATCTGGATATGTCCGCCGGCGGTAAAGCCGCCTCCACGAGCGAAGATGTAAAAGAGCGGACCAATGAGGCGCATGGTAAAGTCGAAGCTGGCCTCATCACGAAGCTCAGTTGGTTGCCGTTTTTTGGCGCGTCAGGCGAACTGAACGCAGGTGCCGGAGTGGCCGCAGCTGGCAAGAGCATCTTGAGCAAGACGCTGTCGAACACGATCCTGACAGACTACCTCGTCAAGTCGGATAGCGACCCTCGAGTGGTCCAGTTACAAGATCTTCGCGTGACCGCGCCTGAGGGGTCTATGGCGTACATGAAGATGTTCACACCTTACATGGTGCTGCTCAAGCTGGACGATGTGCCTTTCGACTTGGCGCGCATGGATGAAGTGCTTGCGAACGCGAAAGGCTATTACGAGTTACTCGGTGAAGATGATAACGGTTCCAAGTGTGTACTGCGATTCAACCTCAAGGCGTTCCGGAACAACTACGGGCTCACAGATCTCGGACGCATGCGCCTGGTCTTCCACGGCGTACTCGTCGGACAGACATCCGAGCAAGCACTTACTATGGAGGCCGAGATGTCGGGCAATACGGACAGTACTACTGTGACAGCCGTTGAACTCGTCGATGGCATAGACGTACAGAATGATGACCTCCTAGATGTGTATGACATCATCCTTGCAGGAGTTGAGGTCGAGCATGCCAAGTGA
- a CDS encoding AAA family ATPase gives MPSDTTVTIYYGPLSWFNEQLGEKEYTSFLDIVYEHDEAKRRHTLVIEGQEAPPKESAPRPNCVAADSSDYASLSEHAITNFIGLMRSINPKYLHLHNPPAHVHSQLERAFTTKVKRYEYPTVTRDMLVRFRDGFAGHLVGQATVMEALLAALYPLTTARQTKPVVLMFYGPSGVGKTETAQFINGLLGGKLLRKQFSMFHNDKFASYLFGGAHLEASFARDLLDRESGVILIDEFDKANSVFHSAFYQLFDSGVFEDKNYSVKLGPSLIICTSNYATEDEIRKTLGDALYSRFDSLIHFKPLSKNEIYQVIDRIVDNRFSKLRLDEKARLDPSVIKTMLYPLANKGGNVRKLGKLADEVISLVLVRDILKNTSQTGSGTNAEDGS, from the coding sequence ATGCCAAGTGATACGACAGTCACCATCTACTACGGCCCGCTGTCGTGGTTCAATGAACAGCTGGGAGAAAAGGAGTACACGTCCTTTCTTGACATTGTCTATGAGCACGACGAGGCCAAGCGGCGCCATACCCTTGTTATTGAAGGTCAGGAGGCGCCACCCAAGGAATCTGCACCGAGACCGAATTGTGTAGCGGCGGATTCGAGCGACTACGCTAGTTTAAGCGAACACGCTATCACCAACTTTATCGGTCTTATGCGATCTATCAACCCCAAGTATCTTCATCTGCACAACCCACCTGCCCACGTTCACTCACAACTTGAGCGAGCGTTCACAACTAAGGTGAAGCGCTATGAATATCCGACAGTGACGCGAGATATGCTCGTACGCTTCCGCGACGGATTCGCCGGACATCTTGTAGGTCAAGCGACTGTTATGGAGGCACTACTTGCGGCGCTGTATCCACTGACCACGGCACGGCAGACGAAGCCAGTCGTTTTAATGTTCTACGGCCCGTCCGGTGTCGGTAAGACTGAAACCGCACAGTTCATCAACGGTTTACTCGGGGGGAAGTTGCTGCGCAAACAGTTCTCTATGTTCCACAATGACAAGTTCGCATCGTATTTATTTGGCGGAGCGCACCTCGAGGCCTCCTTCGCACGCGACTTACTCGATCGTGAGTCCGGTGTCATCCTTATCGATGAGTTCGACAAAGCAAACTCGGTCTTCCACAGCGCCTTCTACCAGTTATTCGACAGTGGCGTGTTCGAGGACAAGAACTACAGCGTCAAACTCGGCCCATCCTTGATCATTTGCACCTCAAACTACGCCACCGAAGACGAAATCCGCAAGACTCTCGGCGACGCTCTCTATTCACGATTTGACTCCTTGATTCACTTCAAGCCACTCTCCAAGAATGAGATCTATCAGGTTATCGACAGGATTGTTGATAACCGCTTCTCGAAGCTCAGACTTGACGAAAAAGCGCGACTGGACCCCAGTGTTATCAAGACTATGCTGTATCCGCTAGCCAACAAGGGAGGCAATGTGCGCAAGCTCGGTAAATTAGCCGACGAGGTTATTTCGCTGGTGTTGGTGCGCGACATACTGAAAAACACTAGCCAGACCGGTAGCGGAACCAATGCGGAGGATGGGTCATAA
- a CDS encoding ImmA/IrrE family metallo-endopeptidase, producing MAANSSDTMDGTRESVDLRRAECWADAVLERHWDGEYPVDPNAIAVSMGMDVYFAQIPGRLAGLILKTADQSMPSIFVDEGASTPRKRFTIAHEIGHYIEKIESLDEPIRGPFGFSDETMTSDLLILAGRKPTPSGLPDQNQSELFADRFAHSLLMPRAEVEEFAGLGMPVELVAHAFGVSEVTMQNRLHELSIIL from the coding sequence ATGGCTGCAAACAGCTCCGACACCATGGACGGAACGCGTGAATCTGTCGATTTGCGTCGAGCAGAGTGCTGGGCTGATGCAGTACTAGAAAGGCATTGGGACGGCGAGTATCCGGTAGACCCGAACGCTATCGCTGTGTCGATGGGCATGGACGTGTATTTTGCGCAAATTCCAGGGCGTCTGGCTGGTCTAATTTTAAAGACCGCCGATCAGTCGATGCCATCGATATTTGTAGACGAAGGTGCAAGTACCCCACGCAAGCGGTTCACGATTGCCCACGAAATTGGTCACTATATTGAGAAGATCGAAAGTCTCGATGAACCAATTAGAGGGCCATTTGGGTTTTCTGATGAAACCATGACAAGTGACCTATTGATCCTCGCAGGTCGTAAGCCTACTCCTTCAGGTTTACCTGATCAGAATCAGTCTGAATTATTTGCAGACCGTTTTGCCCATTCGTTACTGATGCCCCGGGCAGAAGTTGAAGAATTTGCGGGGCTCGGAATGCCCGTTGAACTTGTAGCGCATGCTTTCGGAGTGTCGGAAGTCACGATGCAGAATCGCTTGCATGAACTCTCTATCATTTTATAG
- a CDS encoding helix-turn-helix domain-containing protein, giving the protein MTAPTLSAGPRPPAATPLYGALLTTCAFRAVLIEQVEARVAELYGQIHLEEADRQAIEAYLLAELERIEADKARHIRSLTARRTSLEDQRRQLLQAHYAGAVPLELLKEEQDRLTRQISGIQRQLDGYQADATLVRQHLAQALDLLEDCARLYTAAPEHLKKQLDRVFFQRVLVNPVVDEDGQVVLPADPRQPKDGPERTGHTTPATHAAGETGTAGSGGAASRGGAKDAEDAAADRPTNRSEVGAAGQQTTRRGTGATGHHAAHQPAPTADTGPVFTQDPEQHSTAAAILSFPFDQLASPGLRQAAYQHASTVDADPSQTPIPGLSGQRKTPTAKGEHHSSSEMAPATTPLAAGSYSSTVVRLSTFDTKNWRSLLRFRERLLQRGWTRPDLEERPLDDTAKLADNDTTPPPEQSTVVRRIIHIENRPISREKRAAIRREANGTLGARAVAERHGVHENTVRAIWRQRPGPARRGPHRFTPEHRQRAEVLVAQGVSLIDIGLELGFDRGTVRRHLSARGNDT; this is encoded by the coding sequence GTGACCGCGCCCACGCTCAGCGCGGGTCCGCGACCACCAGCGGCTACACCACTCTATGGGGCACTACTCACGACCTGTGCCTTTCGAGCTGTCCTCATCGAGCAGGTCGAGGCGCGGGTGGCTGAGCTGTATGGGCAGATCCACCTGGAGGAGGCGGACCGCCAGGCCATCGAGGCCTATCTGCTGGCTGAGCTCGAGCGCATCGAGGCAGACAAGGCTCGCCATATCCGCTCTCTGACCGCCCGGCGCACTAGCCTGGAGGACCAGCGCCGTCAGCTCCTCCAGGCCCACTACGCCGGGGCTGTTCCCCTGGAACTGCTCAAGGAGGAACAGGACCGCCTCACCCGGCAGATCTCTGGGATCCAGCGTCAGCTCGATGGCTACCAGGCGGACGCCACCCTCGTCCGCCAGCACCTGGCCCAGGCCCTGGACCTGCTGGAGGACTGCGCTCGGCTCTACACCGCCGCGCCGGAGCACCTGAAGAAGCAGCTCGACCGCGTCTTCTTCCAGCGGGTGTTGGTGAATCCGGTGGTTGATGAGGACGGGCAGGTGGTGCTGCCCGCCGATCCCCGCCAGCCCAAGGATGGCCCTGAGCGGACGGGGCATACCACCCCAGCCACTCACGCAGCAGGCGAGACCGGGACTGCGGGCAGTGGAGGAGCCGCCTCCCGGGGAGGCGCCAAAGATGCCGAGGATGCTGCTGCTGATCGACCGACCAACCGGTCGGAGGTCGGGGCTGCTGGGCAGCAGACAACCCGGAGAGGTACCGGAGCGACCGGCCACCACGCAGCCCACCAGCCAGCCCCAACCGCAGATACAGGCCCCGTCTTCACCCAGGACCCCGAGCAGCACAGCACTGCCGCTGCCATCCTCAGCTTCCCCTTTGATCAGCTGGCCAGCCCCGGATTACGGCAGGCGGCGTACCAGCACGCCAGCACTGTGGATGCCGACCCGAGCCAGACACCCATCCCAGGGTTGTCAGGACAACGAAAAACGCCCACCGCCAAGGGTGAGCATCACTCGTCGTCTGAGATGGCTCCAGCCACGACCCCGCTTGCTGCGGGTTCGTATTCGAGCACCGTGGTGCGCCTCAGCACCTTCGACACGAAGAACTGGAGGAGCCTGCTCCGATTCCGTGAGCGCCTCCTGCAACGGGGGTGGACCAGGCCCGACTTGGAGGAGCGGCCTCTCGACGATACCGCGAAGCTGGCAGACAACGACACCACCCCGCCACCCGAGCAGTCCACGGTCGTGCGAAGGATAATCCACATCGAGAATCGCCCTATCTCACGTGAGAAGCGAGCTGCCATCCGGCGAGAGGCCAACGGTACCCTCGGCGCCCGCGCCGTAGCGGAGCGTCACGGCGTGCACGAGAACACGGTGCGTGCCATCTGGCGCCAGCGCCCCGGGCCTGCTCGTCGAGGGCCCCACCGCTTCACTCCGGAGCACCGACAGCGCGCCGAGGTGCTCGTCGCCCAGGGTGTCTCCCTTATCGACATCGGCCTGGAGCTCGGGTTCGATCGGGGGACGGTGCGGAGGCATCTGAGCGCGAGAGGCAACGATACCTAG
- a CDS encoding IS256 family transposase — MTAPHIVDPAAVLDQALGQASPDLMRSLLQTVINALLSADADSVCGAQYGQASPERRAQRNGYRHRDLDTRVGTIDVAVPKLRTGSYFPDWLPGRRKRAESALVTVVADAYLAGVWPRRMDKLVETLGINSLSKSQVWRMAAELDEHVTSLRNRPLDQAGPFTFVAADALTMKVREGGRVVNAVVLTATGVNSDGHREVLGLRVATAESGAAWNEFLADLVARGLSGVRLVTSDAHKGLVEAIAANLPTASWQRCRTHYAANLMTITPKSAWPALKAMLHSVYDQPHAAAVQAQFDRLLDHTRQSLPQVHDHLDAARADLLAFTAFPTDVWRQIWSNNPQERLNKEIRRRTDSAGIFPNRQAIIRAVGAILAEQTDEWDEDHHYLGLEILTRCRTNTTPQDDPTPPPALTARPPRRRTPTPPPRT, encoded by the coding sequence ATGACCGCTCCTCATATTGTCGACCCTGCTGCCGTGTTGGACCAAGCCCTGGGGCAGGCTTCCCCGGATCTGATGCGCTCGTTGCTGCAGACAGTGATCAACGCCCTGCTCTCAGCTGACGCTGATTCGGTGTGCGGCGCTCAGTACGGCCAGGCCAGCCCTGAGCGCCGGGCTCAGCGCAACGGCTACCGTCACCGGGACCTGGACACCCGGGTGGGCACGATCGATGTCGCCGTTCCCAAGCTGCGCACCGGCTCCTACTTCCCCGACTGGCTGCCAGGGCGCCGCAAACGAGCGGAGTCCGCGCTCGTGACAGTGGTGGCTGACGCCTACCTGGCGGGAGTCTGGCCCCGCCGCATGGACAAGCTCGTAGAGACCCTGGGCATCAACAGCCTGTCGAAATCCCAGGTCTGGCGCATGGCTGCTGAACTCGATGAGCATGTGACCTCCTTGCGCAACCGGCCCCTGGATCAAGCGGGCCCCTTCACCTTCGTGGCCGCCGACGCCCTGACGATGAAGGTGCGCGAGGGCGGACGAGTCGTCAATGCCGTGGTGCTGACCGCCACCGGGGTCAACTCCGATGGTCATCGTGAGGTCCTGGGCCTGCGGGTAGCCACCGCCGAGAGCGGGGCAGCGTGGAACGAGTTCCTGGCAGACCTGGTAGCCCGGGGCCTGAGCGGGGTCAGGCTGGTGACATCCGACGCCCACAAGGGCCTGGTGGAGGCGATCGCGGCGAACCTGCCCACAGCCTCCTGGCAGCGCTGCCGCACTCACTACGCCGCCAACCTGATGACCATCACCCCCAAAAGCGCCTGGCCCGCTCTCAAGGCCATGCTCCACAGCGTCTATGACCAGCCCCACGCAGCAGCTGTCCAGGCCCAGTTCGACCGTCTCCTGGACCACACCCGCCAGAGCCTGCCCCAGGTCCACGACCACCTGGACGCCGCTAGAGCCGATCTCCTGGCCTTTACAGCCTTCCCCACCGACGTATGGCGCCAGATCTGGTCCAACAACCCCCAAGAGCGCCTGAACAAGGAGATCCGCCGCCGCACCGACAGCGCCGGCATCTTCCCCAACCGTCAGGCCATCATCCGCGCGGTCGGCGCTATCCTAGCCGAGCAGACCGACGAATGGGACGAAGACCACCACTACCTCGGCCTAGAAATCCTGACCCGCTGCCGCACCAACACCACACCACAGGACGATCCAACCCCACCACCAGCCCTAACAGCCCGACCGCCTCGCCGAAGGACCCCTACACCACCCCCAAGGACTTGA
- a CDS encoding DUF418 domain-containing protein — MFTEYRRLVALDVLRGLAILGTLLTNIAIFAAIDSEEPVTSMANTVIRTCLNLVTDGKFIGLLTIMFGIGLEIQRQSAIRKGLSWPGTYPIRAGLLILDGVLNFIFIFEFDVLMGYGLTALVIAAVTARSPRTQKIWMYAALAVHVVLMAAISVVGYVHRDELKDDTIGVLAQYDHSSYWGDVIFRLQHVLLMRLEIPFILLMGTALYLVGVHLYRAGIFAPEGARLRRIIMCLSFGVGLPVDWAIRLTGAHEMAAAFTRYVTSAGVSIGLLAAVAAFYARRDRLGLLGRAMSDVGRMALTCYLAQNLIAAFVFYDYGLGMARVIRGPWSELYTLVIYVLIAALLVTASKLWLRFHARGPVELLWHWSYNSLASRYTRWREGRAQASIEAAAKS; from the coding sequence GTGTTCACCGAGTACAGGCGCCTGGTGGCGCTGGATGTATTGCGGGGGTTGGCGATCCTTGGGACGCTGCTGACGAATATCGCGATCTTCGCTGCTATCGATAGTGAAGAGCCGGTGACGTCGATGGCGAATACTGTCATCAGGACCTGCCTCAACCTGGTGACCGATGGCAAGTTCATCGGGCTGCTGACGATCATGTTCGGTATTGGTTTGGAGATTCAACGGCAGTCGGCGATCCGCAAGGGGCTGTCCTGGCCCGGGACGTACCCGATCCGGGCTGGACTTCTGATCCTTGACGGCGTGCTGAACTTCATCTTCATCTTCGAGTTCGATGTGCTCATGGGGTATGGGTTGACGGCCCTGGTCATCGCCGCTGTGACGGCCCGTAGCCCCAGGACGCAGAAGATATGGATGTATGCGGCCCTGGCGGTTCATGTCGTGCTCATGGCGGCGATCAGTGTGGTGGGTTACGTGCACCGTGATGAGCTCAAGGATGACACGATCGGGGTCCTGGCGCAGTATGATCACTCGTCCTACTGGGGTGATGTGATCTTCCGGCTTCAGCACGTCCTGCTGATGCGGCTGGAGATTCCTTTCATCCTCCTCATGGGGACGGCGCTGTACCTGGTGGGGGTCCACCTCTATCGTGCGGGGATCTTCGCTCCGGAGGGGGCTCGTCTGCGTCGGATCATCATGTGCTTGTCCTTCGGTGTCGGCCTGCCGGTGGATTGGGCCATTCGCCTCACGGGTGCGCATGAGATGGCTGCGGCCTTCACGAGGTATGTGACGTCGGCTGGTGTGTCTATAGGTCTTCTGGCTGCGGTGGCGGCGTTCTACGCCCGGCGTGATCGTCTTGGCCTGCTCGGCCGGGCGATGAGTGATGTCGGTCGGATGGCCCTGACCTGCTATCTGGCGCAGAATCTCATTGCGGCATTCGTGTTCTACGACTACGGGCTGGGGATGGCGAGGGTGATCCGGGGTCCATGGTCAGAGCTGTACACTCTGGTGATCTATGTGCTGATCGCGGCGCTCCTGGTGACGGCGAGCAAGCTGTGGCTGCGGTTCCATGCCCGCGGCCCGGTCGAGCTCCTATGGCACTGGTCCTACAACTCCCTGGCCAGCAGGTACACGCGCTGGAGGGAGGGGAGGGCTCAGGCCTCGATCGAAGCGGCGGCGAAGTCCTGA
- the ppgK gene encoding polyphosphate--glucose phosphotransferase has product MATLACGIDIGGSGIKSALVNLETGELAGERVRIETPVPATPEAVAEVCRQLLEQLEVGPEIPVGVALPAPIVHGVVPFMANLDQSWTGANVNEVMEAALGRPVVALNDADAAGLAEVAYGAAKGVPGTIIVTTQGTGIGSAVIVDGTLVPNTELGHLEIDGHDAEKQASAGQKTLQDLSWKKWAKRLQRYYSHVEMLFSPDLFVVGGGVSRKHEKFLPLLELKTPIVPAQLLNTAGIVGAAYQASRA; this is encoded by the coding sequence ATGGCAACGTTGGCATGCGGCATCGACATTGGCGGCTCTGGGATCAAGAGCGCCCTGGTCAACCTGGAGACCGGCGAGCTCGCCGGCGAGCGCGTGCGGATCGAGACGCCGGTGCCGGCGACGCCGGAGGCGGTGGCCGAGGTCTGCCGCCAGCTGCTGGAGCAGCTCGAGGTGGGGCCGGAGATCCCGGTGGGTGTGGCCCTGCCCGCCCCGATCGTCCACGGGGTGGTGCCCTTCATGGCCAACCTTGACCAGTCGTGGACGGGTGCCAATGTCAATGAGGTGATGGAGGCGGCTCTGGGCCGTCCCGTGGTGGCTCTCAACGACGCCGATGCCGCGGGCCTGGCTGAGGTCGCCTATGGCGCGGCCAAGGGGGTGCCGGGCACGATCATCGTCACCACCCAGGGCACGGGGATCGGCTCGGCGGTCATCGTTGACGGCACCCTGGTGCCCAACACCGAGCTGGGGCACCTGGAGATCGATGGGCACGACGCCGAGAAGCAGGCCTCGGCGGGGCAGAAGACCCTCCAGGACCTGTCGTGGAAGAAGTGGGCCAAGCGGCTCCAGCGCTACTACTCCCATGTGGAGATGCTCTTCTCCCCGGACCTGTTCGTCGTGGGCGGCGGGGTGTCCCGCAAGCACGAGAAGTTCCTTCCCCTCCTGGAGCTCAAGACGCCGATCGTGCCCGCCCAGCTGCTCAACACCGCGGGCATCGTGGGCGCCGCCTACCAGGCCTCCCGGGCCTGA
- a CDS encoding YdcF family protein — MTGTMAGKRARGMPGWLQGLRASGGRAQGRVRRRRMAPGSAVRRWAGRGRAGCGRAGRRRRLILGGSLLCAGVLGAGELVHWWASRSGLGPLDGPSAEGARVGGAAAVPFGAVAGGPPAVVVLGFADAGPRAGRENRARVRAGLRSLRRACHDGPAGRWAPPVLVLAGGAVAGPTPEAELMRRHIRELGYRGPVLLETTSRSTWENIVGVVPLIEGAGTIRIVSDCVHALKARRYLASQRSDLAMRLVRGQDYRFGERILIKPATAVNGLIDLGLSRWVPGWCQWSAPGLVGLRRLAASRAWLPAAPGVGGRRGEAVGGSVQRRRRIPAPAGWAVL, encoded by the coding sequence ATGACAGGGACGATGGCGGGGAAGCGGGCACGGGGCATGCCCGGATGGCTCCAGGGGCTCCGGGCCTCCGGTGGGCGCGCACAGGGCCGGGTGCGTCGGCGTCGGATGGCGCCGGGCTCGGCGGTGCGGCGCTGGGCGGGACGCGGCCGGGCCGGGTGTGGTCGGGCGGGGCGCAGGCGCCGGCTGATCCTGGGCGGGTCGCTGCTGTGCGCCGGTGTGCTCGGGGCCGGCGAGCTGGTGCACTGGTGGGCGAGCCGCTCGGGGCTGGGACCCCTCGATGGGCCATCGGCGGAGGGGGCGCGGGTCGGAGGAGCAGCGGCAGTGCCCTTCGGGGCGGTGGCGGGCGGGCCGCCGGCCGTCGTCGTCCTGGGCTTTGCCGACGCCGGGCCTCGAGCGGGCAGGGAGAACCGGGCGCGGGTGCGGGCCGGGCTGCGCAGCCTGAGGCGGGCTTGCCATGACGGGCCGGCCGGGCGGTGGGCGCCTCCGGTGCTCGTCCTGGCGGGTGGCGCCGTTGCCGGGCCGACCCCCGAGGCCGAGCTCATGCGCCGCCACATCCGTGAGCTCGGCTACCGCGGCCCGGTGCTCCTGGAGACCACCAGCCGCTCGACCTGGGAGAACATCGTCGGCGTGGTGCCGCTCATTGAGGGGGCGGGGACGATCCGGATCGTCTCGGACTGCGTGCACGCCCTCAAGGCCCGCCGCTACCTCGCCTCGCAGCGCTCCGACCTGGCGATGCGGCTGGTGCGCGGCCAGGACTACCGCTTCGGGGAGCGAATCCTGATCAAGCCGGCCACCGCCGTCAACGGGCTCATCGACCTGGGGCTGTCGCGGTGGGTTCCCGGCTGGTGCCAGTGGTCGGCGCCCGGGCTGGTGGGCCTGCGGCGCCTGGCCGCCTCCCGTGCGTGGCTGCCTGCTGCGCCGGGCGTGGGCGGCCGGCGGGGTGAGGCCGTTGGCGGATCGGTACAGAGGCGACGTCGCATCCCCGCACCCGCGGGGTGGGCGGTGCTATAG
- a CDS encoding sulfite exporter TauE/SafE family protein, whose product MTFLAAVVAGLLIGVVVGALGAGGGVLSVPVLTYVLGQSPHDAAAGSLLIVGLTALVSLRSAARDRRVRWRDGLLFGVLSIVGSVLGARASVRLDELLLMRLFCTLLLVVGLIMLRRGLSARRALLAGGGTAGTGAAPARQERRRRGLPGIALAATATGLLTGFFGVGGGFIVVPMLALALGFPIKEAAGTSLLVMVIASVTGLLARVGTGVVIDWPVVLLFAGASMCGGMLGGSFTRRVPGHVLTILLGLLLLGVCAATTAATLAGA is encoded by the coding sequence ATGACATTCCTTGCCGCCGTGGTTGCGGGTCTGCTCATCGGCGTGGTCGTGGGCGCCCTGGGTGCGGGCGGGGGCGTCCTCTCCGTGCCTGTGCTCACCTACGTGCTGGGCCAGTCGCCGCATGACGCCGCCGCGGGCAGTCTGCTCATCGTGGGACTGACCGCGCTGGTCTCCCTGCGCTCGGCCGCCCGGGACCGCCGCGTGCGCTGGCGCGACGGCCTGCTGTTCGGGGTGCTGAGCATCGTGGGCTCCGTCCTGGGCGCGCGGGCCTCGGTCCGGCTCGATGAGCTGCTCCTCATGCGCCTGTTCTGCACCCTGCTACTGGTCGTGGGCCTCATCATGCTCCGACGGGGGCTCAGCGCGAGGCGGGCCCTCCTTGCCGGCGGCGGAACGGCGGGCACTGGGGCTGCGCCTGCGCGGCAGGAGCGCAGGAGGCGCGGGCTGCCGGGTATCGCCCTGGCCGCGACCGCCACGGGCCTGCTCACCGGCTTCTTCGGGGTGGGGGGAGGCTTCATCGTGGTGCCCATGCTCGCGCTGGCCCTGGGCTTCCCCATCAAGGAGGCGGCGGGGACCTCCCTGCTGGTCATGGTCATCGCCTCGGTCACGGGCCTGCTCGCTAGGGTCGGCACGGGGGTGGTCATCGACTGGCCGGTGGTCCTGCTCTTCGCCGGGGCCTCCATGTGCGGTGGGATGCTGGGCGGCTCCTTCACCCGGAGGGTCCCCGGGCACGTCCTGACCATCCTGCTCGGCCTGCTGCTCCTGGGCGTGTGCGCCGCCACCACCGCGGCAACCCTGGCCGGTGCCTGA